The following are encoded together in the Candidatus Flexicrinis proximus genome:
- a CDS encoding single-stranded DNA-binding protein yields MGTSINTQVTGFVGSDPQVREAGEQRVASFSVAVSRKNRAGEKLTLWVRVNCWNRLADIAVQYVKKGSLVQVSAEWLRPSAWTDQTGTAQASLDMDANRLVLLDRAENGDHGSDESEDGNIPF; encoded by the coding sequence ATGGGTACCAGCATCAATACGCAGGTGACAGGGTTCGTCGGCAGTGATCCGCAGGTGCGCGAAGCGGGAGAGCAGCGCGTGGCATCGTTCTCGGTGGCGGTCAGCCGCAAGAACCGCGCCGGCGAGAAGCTGACCTTGTGGGTGCGGGTGAATTGTTGGAACAGGCTGGCTGACATCGCGGTGCAGTACGTCAAGAAGGGGTCGCTGGTGCAGGTGTCGGCGGAATGGCTGCGGCCGTCGGCGTGGACCGATCAGACTGGCACGGCGCAAGCCAGCCTCGACATGGACGCCAACCGCCTCGTCCTGCTCGACCGCGCCGAGAACGGCGACCACGGTTCGGACGAGAGCGAAGACGGAAACATTCCATTCTGA